A single window of uncultured Methanospirillum sp. DNA harbors:
- a CDS encoding ABC transporter substrate-binding protein produces MIYLGIDDTDSLDSIGTGRLAREIADLLKIKYPVDCITRHQLLVHPDIPYTSHNSCAVIHLFDIPQSDYLSLFEQAKQIMRERFVEGSDPGIALAGADQVSPIMVAFGFDAKCTIVTQERARGIAHHAGILLEGLGGTEGGVIGAVGGIGLAASGSDGRYLQLGSIREKRGQRTVQEILDTGIDKVMTLDGKIVTEGLVFIEKFPQPSRLLGKPVVVVDERDGQFYLVKRD; encoded by the coding sequence ATGATTTACCTCGGCATTGATGATACAGATAGTCTCGATTCAATAGGAACCGGTCGTCTTGCACGAGAGATCGCAGATCTCCTAAAAATTAAATATCCGGTAGACTGTATCACCCGTCATCAGTTGCTTGTTCATCCCGATATCCCCTATACTTCACATAATAGTTGTGCAGTGATTCATCTGTTTGATATTCCTCAATCTGATTATCTTTCCCTATTTGAACAGGCCAAACAGATTATGAGAGAGCGATTTGTGGAAGGAAGTGATCCAGGTATCGCTCTTGCAGGTGCTGACCAGGTAAGTCCGATAATGGTTGCTTTCGGATTTGATGCAAAATGCACCATTGTCACCCAGGAACGTGCCCGCGGAATTGCTCATCATGCAGGGATATTGCTTGAGGGGCTTGGCGGAACTGAAGGAGGGGTGATTGGCGCAGTGGGTGGGATTGGACTTGCTGCAAGTGGATCTGATGGCAGATATCTTCAATTAGGTTCTATCAGGGAAAAAAGAGGCCAAAGAACAGTTCAGGAGATTTTGGATACCGGTATAGACAAGGTTATGACATTAGATGGGAAGATTGTAACTGAAGGATTGGTCTTTATCGAAAAATTTCCGCAACCATCTCGTCTTCTTGGAAAGCCGGTGGTTGTGGTGGATGAAAGGGATGGGCAGTTCTATCTGGTAAAACGTGACTAA
- a CDS encoding response regulator: MKRILIIDDTSRDQEIATKILSSSGYQIVGVASDGEKGLVEYRRLNPDLTLIDVIMPGLNGIETLLEIRTINPLAKVILCTSVGHSTVIDLAMRVGANGYVVKPYDADILTTSVKRVLEVT, encoded by the coding sequence ATGAAAAGAATCCTCATCATAGATGATACAAGCCGGGACCAGGAGATAGCCACCAAAATTCTATCCTCTTCCGGATACCAGATAGTCGGTGTTGCATCAGATGGTGAGAAGGGACTTGTCGAATACCGGAGGTTAAACCCAGATCTCACACTCATTGATGTCATTATGCCTGGATTGAATGGCATTGAGACATTACTCGAGATCAGAACGATCAACCCTCTGGCAAAGGTAATTCTCTGCACATCTGTGGGTCACAGTACTGTTATTGATCTTGCCATGCGGGTTGGAGCAAATGGATATGTTGTAAAACCCTACGATGCAGATATATTGACCACATCAGTCAAGAGAGTACTTGAGGTCACCTAG
- a CDS encoding class I SAM-dependent methyltransferase: MRPLINWEELRNVTRPPFFSHMSEEEQKNLWNNEAEFYDYLIKMEVKGTFNALQCIPISSVDSVLDVGCGPGRITSQLAKIAGKVTALDISEKMMERCREKVRDYSHVETILMDWNCAEPDINLPRHDIVIASRSIGGEDIKKLSKFAKKYAAIISWANAPSIPEIRSLLFDSARKKGYPIKKIPFTHDRRLQYNLQYNLVYDLGYEPNINIVQDGFERYYPSKEDAYSDLQHLIGDPEELNLDVFKENVDQFLTYSSEKGYRFFFETRTFVLWWETLPKQFLNHIFESKGDLR; this comes from the coding sequence ATGAGACCACTTATCAACTGGGAAGAACTCAGAAATGTCACCCGTCCTCCCTTTTTCTCTCATATGAGTGAAGAAGAACAGAAGAATTTGTGGAATAATGAGGCAGAATTTTACGATTACCTCATTAAAATGGAAGTTAAGGGAACATTCAATGCCTTACAATGTATCCCAATTTCATCTGTAGATTCTGTTCTGGATGTTGGATGTGGTCCCGGACGTATTACTTCACAATTAGCAAAAATTGCCGGGAAAGTAACAGCTCTCGATATTTCTGAAAAGATGATGGAAAGATGCAGAGAAAAGGTTCGGGATTATTCACATGTTGAAACCATTTTGATGGACTGGAATTGTGCGGAACCTGATATCAACCTTCCTCGCCATGATATTGTGATTGCATCCCGATCAATTGGAGGAGAAGATATCAAAAAACTGAGTAAATTTGCAAAAAAGTATGCGGCTATAATTAGCTGGGCAAATGCTCCGAGTATTCCCGAAATCAGAAGCCTTCTTTTTGATAGTGCACGTAAAAAAGGGTATCCAATCAAGAAAATACCTTTTACCCATGATAGAAGATTGCAGTATAATCTGCAATATAATCTGGTCTATGACCTTGGGTATGAACCGAATATTAACATCGTTCAGGATGGATTTGAACGATATTATCCATCAAAAGAGGATGCTTATTCTGATCTTCAGCATTTGATCGGTGATCCTGAAGAATTGAACCTTGATGTTTTTAAAGAAAATGTGGATCAATTTCTGACTTATTCTTCAGAAAAAGGGTACAGGTTCTTTTTTGAGACACGTACGTTTGTATTATGGTGGGAAACACTACCAAAACAATTTTTGAATCATATATTTGAGTCAAAAGGAGATTTAAGATGA
- a CDS encoding ABC transporter substrate-binding protein has translation MGAGDLLVGTMDITKQNYWSQLVYPNIVNVPTATDNAEDLMRMNPDLIITPSKETAEKLQGLGLPAVYLYFSDYDSMKKAFTLLGDILGGDYVDKAKKWGELVDSQTVTVKSAIGNIPETEKPVVYYIQGQTNQGLYTTFAAKSIMNDWINIAGGEFASKKLELDKNGVVTPEAILSLNPDIIIIGGFAEHELYNELMNSSQWKDIKAVKNNQVYLNPNGLFPWERFGMESALQIPFAASVIHPELYKVNLVDEVIKFYKEFVGFDLTDKQAQYMIDGYGPNGEEYKNTGSSHPHS, from the coding sequence ATGGGTGCAGGAGATCTGTTGGTTGGGACAATGGATATTACCAAACAAAATTATTGGTCACAACTTGTTTATCCAAACATTGTAAACGTTCCAACTGCTACAGACAATGCTGAAGATTTGATGAGGATGAATCCGGATCTCATCATAACTCCAAGCAAAGAAACTGCAGAAAAGTTACAGGGTCTTGGACTCCCTGCAGTTTATCTGTATTTCAGCGATTATGACTCCATGAAAAAGGCGTTTACGCTTCTAGGGGATATCCTGGGAGGAGATTACGTAGACAAGGCTAAAAAATGGGGGGAACTGGTAGACAGCCAGACTGTCACTGTTAAATCAGCCATTGGCAATATTCCTGAAACAGAGAAACCAGTTGTCTATTATATCCAGGGTCAGACAAATCAGGGATTGTATACCACATTTGCTGCAAAATCTATAATGAATGATTGGATAAACATAGCCGGTGGAGAATTTGCATCCAAAAAACTTGAACTTGATAAAAACGGCGTAGTTACACCAGAAGCAATTCTCAGCCTGAATCCTGATATTATTATTATCGGAGGATTTGCAGAACACGAACTGTATAATGAACTCATGAACTCGTCACAGTGGAAAGATATCAAAGCAGTTAAGAATAACCAGGTATATCTCAATCCAAACGGATTATTCCCATGGGAACGCTTTGGTATGGAAAGTGCACTACAGATTCCATTCGCTGCTTCGGTGATTCATCCTGAATTGTACAAAGTTAATCTTGTAGATGAGGTGATAAAATTCTACAAAGAATTTGTAGGTTTTGATCTTACTGATAAACAGGCTCAATATATGATTGATGGGTATGGACCAAATGGCGAGGAATATAAAAACACAGGGTCAAGTCACCCACATTCTTAA
- a CDS encoding molybdopterin biosynthesis protein gives MVKRRTQKGEEPELISLDDALYKIQNRFSFTPRIVKVSVQDSVGRVTAEALYSPLTIPSVHLSAMDGIAVKEHDTIGATDKTPVRLTDFVLVNTGNVIHPEYNAVIKIEDTEENNGSYVIRTSASPWQHIRPIGEDISRSEMVLPRYSQISAPDIGAMISYGITEVPVLDLKVALISTGSEIISIGSTPRADQVIESNMHMAAAMIRSVGASVTNFPIVVDNIDEIRNMITIAAEDHDLILISGGSSKGTMDYTSQVIDTLGTVFVHGIAIKPAKQLILGDINQKVVIGMPGYPVAFYTVLREIVQPILEWYGFPFPYPDTVSAYLTQSIRSSFGLDEFILAIIGKVQDNWVATPLSNKSGVQMNLVRSNAYLKVPSDTEEVEKGTRLPTTLRVQKEIAEQTVLVTGSHDLAIDYLADLAREEGILIASSHVGSMNGLLTLQEGYCHLAPMHLLADDGEYNIPYLQQHIPKKDLVLISVAERMQGVVSRDVLGFDAITTHTFINRQNGSGTRMLLDHLLHENNIRPEDVDGYDQEVSTHYGVCLAVQNGDADIGMTIYGAARAFSLPFIPLALERYELVTTKELFEEDWRIRKIVELINSKRFKEILTHLGGYEMEFTGTIRECTKKRYTGKKIL, from the coding sequence ATGGTAAAAAGAAGAACCCAAAAGGGAGAAGAACCCGAACTGATCTCATTAGATGATGCTCTGTATAAAATACAGAACAGGTTTTCATTTACTCCCAGAATTGTCAAAGTCTCTGTGCAGGATTCTGTTGGAAGGGTAACCGCTGAAGCACTATACTCTCCTCTGACGATTCCTTCGGTTCATCTGTCGGCTATGGACGGAATTGCGGTGAAAGAACATGATACCATTGGTGCCACCGATAAGACACCTGTTCGGCTGACCGATTTTGTTCTGGTGAACACCGGGAATGTTATTCATCCAGAATATAACGCAGTAATTAAGATCGAGGATACAGAAGAGAATAACGGTTCATACGTAATCCGAACATCTGCATCCCCATGGCAGCATATCCGGCCAATTGGAGAGGATATCTCACGGTCAGAGATGGTTCTTCCGAGGTATAGTCAGATCTCGGCACCTGATATCGGGGCAATGATCAGTTATGGAATAACCGAAGTTCCGGTGCTCGATCTTAAGGTTGCACTCATCTCTACTGGCAGTGAGATCATCTCCATCGGTTCAACGCCACGGGCCGATCAGGTTATCGAGAGCAATATGCACATGGCAGCTGCCATGATCCGGTCTGTCGGGGCTTCGGTCACCAATTTCCCAATCGTTGTCGATAACATCGATGAGATACGCAACATGATCACGATCGCAGCAGAGGATCATGATCTTATCCTGATCTCCGGAGGTTCGTCCAAAGGTACCATGGATTACACCTCTCAGGTTATTGACACATTAGGGACGGTATTTGTTCATGGAATTGCAATAAAACCTGCCAAGCAACTCATTCTCGGAGATATCAATCAAAAGGTTGTCATTGGTATGCCCGGGTATCCGGTTGCATTTTACACAGTTTTGCGTGAGATTGTCCAGCCAATTCTTGAGTGGTACGGGTTTCCATTCCCCTATCCTGATACCGTATCAGCATATCTAACCCAGTCAATACGATCATCTTTTGGATTGGATGAGTTTATTCTGGCAATCATCGGGAAAGTTCAGGATAACTGGGTCGCGACACCTCTATCTAATAAATCAGGTGTGCAGATGAACCTTGTTCGATCCAATGCCTATCTGAAAGTTCCATCAGATACAGAGGAGGTAGAAAAAGGTACCCGATTGCCCACGACCTTACGTGTTCAAAAAGAGATCGCAGAACAGACAGTTCTGGTAACCGGTTCTCATGATCTCGCCATCGATTATCTTGCCGATCTCGCCAGGGAAGAAGGGATTCTTATTGCATCTTCTCATGTGGGAAGCATGAACGGGTTACTTACCTTACAAGAAGGATACTGCCATCTTGCTCCGATGCATCTGCTTGCAGATGATGGTGAATACAATATTCCCTATTTACAGCAGCATATTCCAAAGAAAGACCTGGTCCTGATCTCTGTTGCAGAACGTATGCAGGGGGTTGTATCACGCGATGTTCTTGGTTTTGACGCTATTACTACTCATACGTTTATCAATCGTCAAAATGGATCAGGGACACGAATGCTTCTGGATCATCTTCTCCATGAGAACAATATAAGACCAGAAGATGTTGATGGGTATGACCAGGAGGTTTCTACCCATTACGGAGTCTGTCTTGCAGTTCAGAATGGTGACGCTGACATCGGCATGACAATTTATGGTGCAGCCCGTGCATTTTCTCTTCCGTTTATTCCTCTGGCCCTTGAGAGATATGAACTCGTTACAACAAAGGAACTGTTTGAAGAGGACTGGCGAATCAGAAAGATTGTGGAACTGATTAATTCAAAACGGTTTAAAGAGATTCTGACTCATCTTGGTGGTTATGAGATGGAGTTTACCGGTACGATCCGTGAATGTACCAAGAAGAGGTATACGGGGAAGAAAATTCTCTAA
- a CDS encoding 4Fe-4S dicluster domain-containing protein → MRNHALHEKGGIINELDGSLCTVRIRIPAGIITPEKMMGICRIAEKFGAGLHLTNRQTAEFIHVNPASLELIVEELAANGTPLGAEKSEIVNVTACPGTDRCKFAQIDSISLALALDEKHFGKEMPVKSRIAISACPNSCMSERLNEIGITGVVRPFRVPGTCTGCGTCVHYCKEHAIRIRNGALVMDDNACVHCGMCINCCPFHIIKSDPPAYHITVGGRRGRHPKVGHHFVTVKSPETVDLCIEKIVYWIYRRAWGDVLLPDQLDDIGFETFREDVVKTLPQDEIITGY, encoded by the coding sequence ATGCGTAACCATGCCCTCCATGAGAAAGGAGGTATCATAAATGAACTTGATGGTTCCCTCTGCACTGTTAGAATCCGGATACCTGCAGGTATAATTACTCCGGAAAAGATGATGGGTATTTGCAGAATTGCAGAAAAGTTCGGTGCCGGGCTTCACCTGACAAACAGACAGACTGCAGAATTCATTCATGTCAACCCTGCTTCCCTTGAACTCATTGTAGAAGAACTTGCAGCCAATGGAACACCTCTTGGTGCAGAAAAATCAGAGATTGTCAACGTAACTGCATGCCCGGGTACTGACCGATGTAAATTCGCACAAATAGACTCGATATCCCTGGCACTTGCCCTGGATGAGAAGCATTTTGGTAAAGAGATGCCAGTCAAATCCCGCATAGCCATATCAGCATGTCCGAACTCATGCATGAGTGAACGATTGAATGAGATAGGAATTACCGGTGTAGTACGACCATTCCGTGTGCCCGGGACCTGTACTGGTTGTGGGACATGTGTTCATTATTGTAAAGAGCATGCCATCAGGATCAGAAATGGGGCACTTGTGATGGATGATAATGCCTGTGTTCATTGTGGAATGTGCATCAACTGTTGTCCATTTCACATCATCAAATCAGACCCGCCAGCCTACCACATCACGGTTGGAGGCAGGAGGGGAAGACATCCAAAAGTTGGACACCACTTTGTTACAGTGAAAAGCCCTGAAACAGTTGATCTCTGTATAGAGAAGATAGTGTACTGGATTTATCGTCGTGCATGGGGTGATGTTCTTCTTCCTGATCAACTTGATGATATCGGGTTTGAAACATTCAGAGAAGATGTTGTGAAAACTCTTCCACAGGATGAGATTATCACCGGATATTAA
- a CDS encoding TOBE domain-containing protein: MRISARNSIKGVVKSVTKGPVNAEVVIDIGGGTLITSVITAHALDSLNMGIGKEVYAIIKSSEVMIAVD, from the coding sequence ATGCGAATAAGTGCCAGAAATTCAATCAAAGGTGTTGTGAAATCAGTCACCAAAGGACCGGTAAATGCCGAAGTGGTAATCGATATAGGAGGCGGAACATTGATCACTTCAGTGATTACGGCTCATGCACTCGATAGTCTGAATATGGGAATTGGAAAAGAGGTATATGCAATAATTAAATCAAGTGAAGTGATGATTGCAGTAGATTGA
- a CDS encoding ABC transporter substrate-binding protein: MSGKHRVTISMWLLTLLICLICFTGVVYADAGASTGATQTITDMMGNTVQIPVTIDRVADFWNAHNEVVLMLGAGDKIVATTSIIHNMPMFNKVYPRIGTIPAPFDSSTKVVTLEDTIAAKPDIAILSDGTNKSADQLSSAGIPVVTLYFTTFEDLKKCFLLTGSILGGDAKAKAEKYNDYLDTKLSEIKDVTSKIPVDKKLSVLHINSLKPLQVDGNKTLIDTWIDVAGGTNAAGKDISGNQKAVTFEQIQAWDPDVIIMMGTTADKDTVMNDPKWKDLKAVKDGKLYLNPKGVFYWDRYGAEEALQIQWAAKTLYPDLFKDLEIKDVLKKFYNEFFNYSLTDDDIDSILNPTV, encoded by the coding sequence ATGAGTGGAAAACATCGTGTAACCATCTCAATGTGGTTACTTACACTTTTGATCTGTCTTATCTGCTTCACCGGCGTGGTTTATGCCGATGCAGGGGCCTCGACAGGAGCAACGCAAACCATCACAGATATGATGGGGAATACGGTTCAGATACCAGTCACAATCGACCGTGTCGCTGATTTCTGGAACGCTCACAATGAAGTCGTTCTTATGCTCGGTGCCGGGGATAAAATTGTTGCAACAACCTCAATTATCCATAACATGCCGATGTTCAACAAGGTTTATCCAAGGATTGGAACCATCCCTGCTCCATTTGACTCTTCAACAAAAGTTGTTACACTGGAAGATACAATTGCCGCAAAACCGGATATTGCAATACTCTCTGATGGAACGAACAAGAGCGCTGATCAACTCTCATCTGCAGGAATTCCAGTTGTAACCTTGTACTTTACAACATTTGAAGATCTGAAGAAATGTTTCCTCCTTACCGGATCAATTCTCGGTGGAGATGCCAAAGCAAAGGCGGAAAAGTATAATGATTACCTTGATACGAAGTTATCAGAGATTAAGGATGTTACCTCTAAAATTCCAGTAGACAAAAAACTGAGCGTTCTTCATATAAACAGTCTAAAGCCATTACAGGTAGATGGAAACAAGACCCTTATTGATACCTGGATCGATGTTGCTGGTGGGACCAATGCTGCTGGTAAGGATATATCTGGAAATCAGAAGGCAGTAACCTTTGAGCAGATTCAGGCATGGGATCCAGATGTCATCATCATGATGGGAACAACTGCAGATAAGGATACTGTCATGAATGATCCTAAGTGGAAGGATCTGAAAGCAGTCAAAGATGGTAAATTATATCTTAATCCGAAAGGGGTCTTCTACTGGGATCGGTATGGTGCAGAGGAAGCACTTCAGATTCAGTGGGCAGCAAAGACATTGTACCCAGATCTCTTCAAGGATCTTGAAATCAAGGATGTCCTCAAAAAGTTCTACAATGAGTTCTTTAATTACAGTCTCACCGATGATGATATTGACAGCATCCTGAATCCAACTGTGTAA
- a CDS encoding tetratricopeptide repeat protein gives MGGTKKSGIENRIMQVKDPHVEIILRQANEMKHRQEYEKAITMYDQVLELDPRNAKGLHSKGNVFDILGRYEEAIVCYESALDSDPLNAETWYNKGVTLSKMGSSQEGNECIQRGISMATGAM, from the coding sequence ATGGGAGGAACAAAGAAATCCGGTATTGAAAACCGGATTATGCAGGTCAAGGATCCCCATGTGGAAATTATCCTAAGACAGGCGAATGAGATGAAACATCGCCAGGAGTATGAGAAGGCCATCACTATGTATGATCAGGTCCTGGAACTTGATCCTCGTAATGCAAAAGGATTACATTCGAAGGGGAATGTATTCGACATTCTTGGCAGATATGAAGAAGCAATCGTCTGCTATGAATCTGCCCTTGATAGTGATCCGCTTAATGCAGAAACGTGGTATAACAAAGGGGTTACCCTTTCCAAGATGGGATCTTCCCAAGAAGGCAACGAATGCATCCAGAGGGGAATATCCATGGCAACGGGAGCAATGTAA
- a CDS encoding aldehyde ferredoxin oxidoreductase N-terminal domain-containing protein: MDQNLARVLIIDLSSKTYRIEDRQTLFKERIGGAGVAIRLLFEFCPEGADPLGPDNPIILTVGAISALFPLASKCVAMFKSPLTGNLGESHAGGRTATSMRMAGYGAIVITGRSTQPTFLSITHDTVQFHDARTLWGMARGDTVARIIRLVDGNPGTRTILRIGRAGERLVRYAAVTSETYRHFGRMGLGAVFGSKLLKALVISGDSSIPVTNVKEYRKMYDQIFDAVTKSSAMKKYHDVGTAVNVLPLKSLGSIPIKNMTASQFESSDQLTGEEFASNYLARRVGCSHCPVSCIHLAHLRISYPHDPYFFKTVPVCYDYELIYSLGFMLGVADPKQVLALIDEIEGTGMDAMSSGVVAAYVTEAMKNGLITPEMTDGISLEFGDSPGFMRFFQHLADQKTLFYQNLGRGVDYASEQYGGSEYALAFGKNEMPGYHTGLAAIIGYLTGARHSHLDSAGYSIDQKPKQITPDEIASQLYTEEAWRQILASLVICFFARGVYSEEVVQKCLEISGIFKTSDELVQLGRQILYEKYQFKFREGFTFDNIRIPARVTTHPSGTGIISESDIRKGIEMYEILLLSLGKGKPKEE; encoded by the coding sequence ATGGATCAGAATCTGGCACGGGTTTTAATCATCGATCTCTCTTCAAAGACATATCGGATAGAAGACCGGCAAACACTTTTTAAAGAGAGGATTGGAGGAGCAGGTGTTGCAATACGCCTGTTATTTGAGTTCTGCCCAGAGGGCGCCGATCCACTTGGCCCTGATAATCCAATCATATTAACTGTTGGAGCGATATCTGCCCTGTTTCCCCTCGCATCAAAGTGCGTTGCCATGTTTAAATCTCCTCTGACAGGGAATCTCGGGGAGAGCCATGCAGGAGGGAGAACTGCAACATCTATGAGAATGGCTGGGTATGGGGCAATTGTGATCACCGGAAGATCAACACAACCGACCTTTTTGTCCATCACACATGATACCGTTCAGTTTCATGATGCCCGGACTCTCTGGGGGATGGCCCGGGGAGATACTGTCGCACGGATAATCCGGCTGGTTGACGGGAATCCGGGAACCCGGACAATTCTCCGGATTGGAAGAGCCGGAGAGCGACTTGTCCGGTATGCAGCAGTAACTTCGGAGACCTATCGTCACTTTGGAAGAATGGGTCTTGGAGCAGTATTCGGTTCTAAATTATTAAAGGCACTCGTGATATCGGGTGATTCATCAATTCCTGTGACAAATGTCAAAGAGTACCGAAAGATGTATGATCAGATCTTTGATGCTGTGACGAAATCGTCTGCAATGAAGAAGTATCATGATGTAGGAACTGCGGTTAATGTCCTTCCTCTCAAATCCCTGGGATCAATTCCGATAAAGAATATGACAGCCTCTCAGTTTGAGAGTTCAGACCAGCTTACCGGGGAAGAGTTCGCGAGTAATTACCTTGCACGAAGAGTTGGATGTTCTCATTGCCCGGTGAGTTGTATCCATCTTGCCCATCTCCGGATATCATATCCTCATGATCCGTATTTCTTCAAGACTGTTCCCGTCTGTTATGACTATGAGCTGATTTACTCTCTTGGATTTATGCTTGGGGTTGCAGATCCAAAACAGGTCCTGGCACTGATAGATGAGATCGAAGGAACCGGAATGGATGCCATGTCTTCAGGAGTGGTGGCAGCATATGTAACCGAAGCGATGAAGAATGGCCTCATCACTCCTGAAATGACAGATGGGATCAGTCTTGAATTTGGAGATTCCCCTGGTTTTATGCGTTTTTTTCAGCATCTTGCTGACCAGAAGACATTATTTTATCAGAACCTCGGGAGGGGTGTTGATTATGCATCTGAGCAGTATGGAGGTTCTGAATATGCACTTGCTTTCGGAAAGAATGAGATGCCAGGGTATCACACCGGCCTTGCAGCCATCATCGGGTACCTGACCGGGGCACGACATAGTCATCTTGATAGTGCAGGATATAGTATTGATCAGAAGCCGAAACAAATTACACCCGACGAGATCGCATCACAACTGTATACAGAGGAAGCCTGGCGTCAGATCCTGGCGAGCCTGGTCATCTGTTTCTTTGCACGGGGAGTGTACTCTGAAGAGGTGGTTCAAAAATGCCTTGAAATAAGTGGTATTTTTAAAACATCTGACGAACTGGTTCAGTTGGGAAGACAGATTCTCTATGAAAAATATCAGTTTAAATTTCGGGAAGGGTTTACCTTTGATAATATCAGAATACCCGCACGAGTAACAACTCATCCATCAGGAACAGGAATCATATCAGAGAGTGATATAAGAAAAGGTATCGAGATGTATGAAATATTACTATTATCTTTGGGAAAGGGAAAACCCAAAGAAGAATAA
- a CDS encoding tryptophan transporter: MRSQDIAIVGIFLALGVLARIIGSSLIPTPIGPNFVIILYCLAIMLIVPKFHEAVGIGVVVGIVSTLISHGLFPPANLISETLGAVVCLGVFLITRERTVAAPATATLAATLVSGITFLSIVIIFVMGAPGLLYRSFSYSSIYVFFTLMMITIVIPTAVLNAVVAQILYIPANRVLSRSR, encoded by the coding sequence ATGAGATCACAGGATATTGCTATTGTCGGTATTTTTTTGGCTCTGGGAGTCCTTGCCCGAATTATCGGGTCTAGTCTCATCCCCACCCCGATCGGCCCGAACTTTGTGATAATCTTGTACTGCCTTGCCATCATGCTCATCGTGCCTAAGTTCCATGAGGCAGTCGGTATTGGAGTGGTTGTGGGAATCGTCAGCACTCTGATCAGCCATGGGCTCTTCCCCCCCGCAAACCTGATAAGTGAAACGCTCGGAGCCGTCGTTTGCCTCGGAGTATTTCTGATCACCAGGGAGAGGACCGTGGCGGCTCCAGCAACTGCTACCCTTGCAGCGACCCTCGTCAGCGGAATTACTTTTCTGTCTATTGTCATAATCTTCGTGATGGGGGCGCCTGGGTTGTTGTATAGGTCTTTCAGCTATTCGAGTATCTATGTATTCTTCACTCTGATGATGATAACGATCGTCATTCCTACAGCCGTACTGAATGCTGTTGTGGCTCAGATCCTGTACATACCAGCAAACCGGGTGCTTTCACGATCCAGGTAA
- a CDS encoding 4Fe-4S binding protein produces MSTRRLAVIDMDRCVGCQCCMFACNRRLGSGGLSRSAIHISSVGGISRGFSVKVCRACQDPPCADACPTGAMKPREGGGVKIHSDLCTGCKSCVDACILGAITWNHESNSPIVCIYCGICAKYCPYQVIELEENSEVS; encoded by the coding sequence ATGTCCACCCGACGTCTTGCTGTGATCGATATGGATCGGTGTGTCGGTTGCCAGTGTTGCATGTTTGCCTGCAACCGACGACTTGGATCAGGTGGTTTGTCACGATCTGCAATTCACATCTCTTCAGTTGGGGGTATTTCCAGAGGATTCTCTGTAAAAGTATGCAGAGCTTGTCAGGATCCACCCTGTGCTGATGCTTGTCCAACCGGGGCAATGAAACCCAGGGAAGGAGGTGGAGTTAAGATACATTCTGATCTCTGTACCGGATGTAAATCCTGCGTTGATGCGTGTATATTAGGTGCAATTACATGGAACCATGAGAGTAATTCACCAATTGTATGTATATACTGTGGAATTTGTGCAAAATACTGCCCATATCAGGTTATCGAATTAGAAGAGAATTCAGAGGTGAGCTGA